The Bradysia coprophila strain Holo2 chromosome II, BU_Bcop_v1, whole genome shotgun sequence genome has a segment encoding these proteins:
- the LOC119072991 gene encoding E3 ubiquitin-protein ligase RNF123 isoform X1, protein MKNLMRGIANKSVPSIAASTTTSDIFINVFGELPSVQKTSLIDFKHLTFEHQINELRSWLDTKLAILQENSAKSSTGNVESFRDGFIGTETVVFDVWDDDLKAGVNVSNNGLLIQSQSPFPTVKANCCVYRGKWMYEVQLRSKGIMQIGWCSAKCKFTDDTGIGDTPNSYGLDGSKQRLWNVKTKKFGPFWRSGDVYGVCIDMDNGKIEYYRNGVALGEAFSNIERGPGVALFPAVSLAVNETIVANFGGSPFRHPVPGYNPLQEKPDAFLAQAEFLLQNLVNLSRLMSSTRRTSQPKNDLKQPSNTAVYMIIANLLIEKIAPMLLNSYVMEEKVLSYVQSMCVLRSDTDTNSVIYPGQPNSTLSTFLTLLWTYLNDSAKQFILKFVDFLSSLYRETPADLEYAKQRKVIVILRCLCNHARTRKFLLEFKLFKRNCLPVFLYIKPPDEATLGELLPNEMIWTEGLGGSKEAYLNASDKLIQSTDGLYVLQKSLMETLLQNDDNEGNESASSRKIFVEKFKKYVKENSLEQQTIYLLQGHYVVPTQPAVALSFLCILLDVSRNLFGEEVANQSHCIVPRYFFDGTLRYAHMDRVGGNLSYLRNVYKKELIEALGGDSGHSALVDEPQDRGNHSDMSIYSAMFLITGSSSSNEFMFVDQPNSSNIRQPVQATETSITAGTLDAHQSISEILDSCVIYYYAVAHKYITMIADLRENISVLSDVLTATKSSLEDIKSSIERFHLPVDSNEEDEPDESMDNIIKDLYERFGNRNNVFAKTSMELARKQIWYRSVALGSRRRELLSWMLHSIFQTLNEASALGGLFTFVPEIYVNILPILLDTVMDFSFHDISDQYDQTDNQHILELGSSFLTKHSGDDRIVLATCKDAILQAIGTLICHKAGMTTLEKTDVENQICFVKSLLRPYEERAWGQSNWVLTRFWLGNGFAFRDARPPSLWQGGKQRSPMGLIRSRGKSGLHTGLLHHIAPAYPSEYFHQVIKNVLTKDEELCSVFMNSVLTQLNWAFTEFILFVQEIQKTAREHRVEIEPRQLKVCSMCFELTVSLMRSLEMIITVAPDIFKDPTHPNSELLTIRVVQIINQLLSRVTVPPGSFQYVVDLCLPDLSAVTHFSIITAALGILMALLSDELMDDDNLRVPPISKIILNDESFQIASLEYALGTVRTPIQRSDKIPRGNFDPKTRDNIDPLTNEVKLATNAKSEYEVPIIKFNLNDYMTHVTETEIQSIQTTINLLSKRQSIMSHTTVPSEDSICPICYAKAVSCVFYPCKHQSCSNCILQHLMNNTFCFYCKTLISKVKDFPGAIIYESKNQDATTSSI, encoded by the exons ATGAAAAACCTTATGCGTGGAATTGCGAACAAATCCGTACCATCGATAGCCGCTTCAACGACAACTTcggatattttcattaatGTTTTCGGTGAACTCCCATCCGTTCAAAAGACATCGCTCATTGATTTTAAGCATTTAACATTCGAACA TCAAATAAATGAGCTCCGATCATGGCTCGACACAAAACTGGCCATACTGCAAGAAAATTCAGCCAAATCGTCGACAGGTAACGTCGAATCATTCCGTGACGGGTTCATTGGCACTGAAACGGTCGTGTTTGATGTTTGGGATGATGACCTGAAAGCCGGGGTCAATGTCAGCAACAATGGACTACTCATTCAATCGCAAAGTCCATTTCCCACTGTCAAGGCGAATTGCTGTGTGTACCGTGGAAAATGGATGTATGAGGTGCAGCTAAGATCCAAGGGAATAATGCAAATTGGATGGTGTTCGGCTAAATGTAAATTCACCGACGACACGGGCATTGGTGATACACCAAACAGTTATGGCTTGGATGGTAGTAAGCAACGGCTGTGGAATGTAAAGACGAAGAA ATTTGGCCCATTTTGGCGCAGCGGTGACGTCTACGGAGTTTGTATCGACATGGACAACGGCAAAATCGAATACTATCGAAACGGAGTTGCACTGGGAGAGGCTTTCTCAAACATTGAACGTGGACCGGGCGTGGCATTATTCCCTGCAGTTTCGCTTGCCGTCAACGAAACCATCGTTGCAAATTTCGGTGGTTCGCCATTCCGGCATCCAGTTCCTGGATACAATCCGCTACAAGAGAAACCGGATGCATTCCTTGCTCAAGCCGAATTTCTGCTACAAAATTTAGTTAATTTAAGTCGGTTGATGTCGTCGACGAGAAGGACATCACAGCCGAAGAACGACCTGAAACAACCGTCAAACACTGCCGTTTATATGATCATAGCcaatttattgattgaaaaaataGCGCCAATGCTGTTGAACAGTTACGTGATGGAAGAGAAGGTGTTGAGTTATGTGCAGAGCATGTGTGTCTTGAG AAGCGACACCGACACAAATAGTGTAATTTACCCCGGGCAGCCAAACAGCACACTGTCCACATTTCTCACGCTGCTGTGGACATATTTGAACGACTCGGCGAAGcaatttattctgaaattcgTGGACTTCCTGTCGAGTCTGTATCGTGAAACTCCGGCCGATTTGGAATATGCCAAGCAACGGAAAGTTATTGTCATTCTACGGTGTCTCTGCAATCATGCACGAACGAGAAAGTTTTTACTCGAATTTAAACTGTTTAAGAGAAACTG CCTACCAGTGTTCCTATACATAAAACCACCAGACGAAGCGACTCTCGGCGAACTTCTACCGAACGAAATGATCTGGACGGAAGGATTGGGCGGATCGAAGGAAGCGTACCTGAACGCCAGCGACAAACTGATACAGTCCACTGACGGACTGTATGTACTGCAAAAGAGCCTCATGGAAACACTGCTCCAAAACGATGACAATGAGGGCAACGAATCTGCGTCTAGTCGTAAGATATTCgtggaaaagtttaaaaaatatgTCAAAGAAAACAGTTTGGAGCAGCAG ACAATTTACCTCCTTCAGGGTCACTATGTTGTGCCAACCCAGCCAGCTGTTGCATTATCCTTTCTATGCATATTGCTAGATGTTTCGCGTAATTTGTTCGGTGAAGAAGTGGCTAACCAGAGCCATTGCATTGTGCCACGGTATTTCTTCGACGGAACGCTGAGATATGCGCACATGGATCGAGTGGGTGGAAATTTGTCGTATCTGcgaaatgtttacaaaaagGAACTGATTGAAGCGCTGGGTGGTGATAGTGGTCATTCGGCTTTGGTAGATGAGCCACAGGATCGGGGAAATCATTCCGATATGAGTATCT ATTCCGCTATGTTCCTCATAACAGGATCGTCGTCTAGCAATGAATTTATGTTTGTCGATCAACCCAACAG TAGCAATATACGACAACCTGTCCAGGCAACAGAAACCTCCATAACCGCTGGCACCTTAGACGCACATCAATCGATTAGTGAAATTTTAGACAGCTGTGTCATATATTACTATGCTGTCGCGCACAAGTACATAACAATG ATCGCCGATTtgcgagaaaatatttcggtttTATCAGACGTCCTAACTGCCACAAAGTCGTCGTTAGAAGATATCAAGTCTTCGATCGAACGATTCCACTTACCGGTAGACTCGAACGAAGAAGATGAACCGGATGAATCAATGGATAATATCATCAAAGATTTGTATGAACGCTTTGGCAATCGCAATAACGTCTTTGCG AAAACATCCATGGAATTGGCACGGAAACAAATCTGGTACCGATCGGTAGCGTTGGGATCGCGACGTCGTGAATTGTTGTCTTGGATGTTGCATTCCATTTTTCAAACACTGAAT GAAGCATCGGCGCTAGGGGGACTCTTTACTTTTGTACCTGAAATTTACGTGAACATTCTACCCATCTTGCTGGACACGGTCATGGACTTCAGTTTTCATGACATTTCCGACCAATACGATCAGACAG ACAACCAACATATTTTGGAATTGGGATCATCATTCCTCACCAAACATTCCGGTGACGATCGTATCGTTCTAGCTACCTGCAAAGATGCCATTCTACAAGCAATCGGAACGCTGATCTGTCATAAAGCCGGCATGACAACGCTGGAAAAAACCGAtgtcgaaaatcaaatttgtttcgTCAAATCATTACTGCGGCCGTACGAGGAACGAGCATGGGGTCAAAGCAATTGGGTGCTGACGCGTTTTTGGCTGGGCAACGGATTTGCATTTCGGGATGCTAGACCGCCGTCGTTGTGGCAAGGTGGCAAACAACGCAGTCCAATGGGATTGATACGGAGTCGAGGTAAAAGTGGTTTACACACTGGACTTTTACATCACATCGCTCCTGCGTATCCGTCTGAGtattttcat CAAGTCATTAAGAATGTATTGACTAAGGACGAGGAATTATGTTCCGTGTTCATGAACTCAGTTTTAACACAACTCAACTGGGCATTTACGGAATTCATTTTGTTCGTTCAAGAG ATACAGAAAACTGCTCGAGAACATCGTGTAGAAATCGAACCGCGCCAGTTGAAAGTCTGTTCCATGTGTTTCGAATTGACCGTTTCGTTGATGCGATCGCTGGAAATGATAATCACTGTTGCACCGGACATATTCAAAGACCCTACTCACCCGAACAGTGAACTGTTGACGATCCGTGTGGTACAGATTATCAATCAACTACTGTCCCGTGTAACAGTTCCACCAGGCAGTTTTCAGTATGTCGTCGATCTGTGTTTGCCGGATCTATCGGCCGTGACACACTTTTCCATTATAACTGCCGCGTTGGGTATACTAATGGCTTTGCTCAGCGATGAACTAATGGACGACGATAACTTACGTGTTCCGCCgatatcaaaaattattttgaacgaCGAAAGCTTTCAAATTGCCAGCTTGGAATATGCGCTAGGCACTGTCCGGACACCGATACAACGATCCGATAAAATACCCAGAGGCAATTTCGATCCGAAGACTAGAGACAATATCGATCCGCTGACGAATGAAGTGAAACTGGCAACGAATGCGAAAAGTGAATATGAGGTGCCGattatcaaattcaatttgaacgACT ACATGACGCATGTAACGGAAACAGAGATTCAGAGCATTCAAACGACGATCAATTTGTTGTCGAAGCGCCAGTCAATAATGTCTCACACTACCGTACCATCCGAGGACTCAATCTGCCCGATTTGTTATGCAAAGGCGGTATCGTGCGTATTTTATCCATGCAAACATCAGTCTTGCAG CAACTGCATCTTACAACATCTGATGAACAACACATTTTGCTTTTACTGCAAAACGTTGATCAGTAAAGTGAAAGACTTTCCTGGAGCCATCATCTATGAAAGTAAAAATCAGGACGCTACCACATCGTCAATTTAA